From a single Brassica rapa cultivar Chiifu-401-42 chromosome A01, CAAS_Brap_v3.01, whole genome shotgun sequence genomic region:
- the LOC103828875 gene encoding protein SABRE isoform X2: protein MAGSPAKFLFGFLILSMVLWMIFVLCSRFFAWILSRVLGASVVFRFGGWKCLRDVVVKFNKGAIESVSAGEIKLSLRQSLVKLGVGFLSRDPKVQVLICDLEVVMRSSTSAKNVPKAKSQKPRNSGWGKWMLVANIARFLSVSVADMVVKTRKAVMEVKELKLDISKDGGTKPNLYVELHVLPILVHLCESRMTSDQSSSSSFERSTASQTTSATTDRSSAALFCDELSLSTEFGHDRAVGIFLRNVEVISGDVTLTFDEDSFPKSKQSSSTLHSDEVVTSTSADSSAKKSPKEHQLVAALAKYSSSFPEMISFKLPKLDVRCVNREHDLAAENNITGIQLRSVKSKSFEDTGESTRLDVQMELSEIHLFREAESSVVEIMKVDVVSFIYIPIQPVLPIRAEVDIKLGGTRCNLFISRLQPWLRLHFLKKKKLVLQGPTHTLGKSKAADTKAIMWTGTVSAPEMTVMLYGIDGSPMYHFCSQSSHVFANNISSTGTAVHVELGELNLHLADEYQECFKENLFGIEPNSGSLMHIAKLSLDWGRSDRASSDEVGCRSKLVLSVDVTGMGIYFSFKRVESLITNAMSFKALFKTLSVSGKKMNQTGGVQPSKGSGKGTRLVNLNLERCCVNFCDDTGLDNTLIDDPKTVNYGSQGGRVTFSSLADGRLRTASIQSTASKECKRLKYSVSLEISHFRLCLNKDKHSTQMELGRAMSIYQEYLEEHKPCSKVKLFDMHNAKLVRRSGGLNEIDVCSLFSATDISLGWEPDVHLSFYELFLRLKSLVFAQRLKEHERECISSVKDGGTGEEINLSNSVDKQKKKESMFAIDVETLTISAEVGDGVEVKLEAQSIFSENACIGVLLEGLMLAFNGSRVFKTTRMQISRVPSASSSLSDAVPVITGGPWDWVVQGLDVHICMPHKLQLRAIDDSIEDMLRALRLITVAKGKNIFPGKRETSKPKSKKSSPKFGRIRFCIRRLTADIEEEPIQGWLDEHYHLVKKEACELAVRLKFLEDFIHKTTQSSKGAETSDPSDERKMLFDGVEIDVKDPLAINKVKDEIHKRSFQSYYQACQGLAPSEGSGACREGFQAGFKPSAARTSLLSVCATDFDLSLTAVHGGDVGLMEVLKKLDPICQENDVPFSRLYGSNVDLKTGSLVVQLRNYTLPLLSGTSGKCEGRIVLAQQATCFQPQISQDVYVGRWRKVRMFRSATGTTPPMKTYSDLRIHFQQGQVSFGVGYEPAFADISYAFTVALRRANLSYRSPSVPLPVKKERSLPWWDDMRNYVHGNITLSFSESKWDILATTNPYESLDKLQIVTAPIELRQSDGRVFVNAKDFKIKLSSLESLISRHSLKVPVGTSRAAFIEAPLFNLEVTMDWECESGDSLNHYLYAFPTEGKPREKVFDPFRSTSLSLRWNFSLRPEKLHQSSSGTEQSTDTGTVYSSQDKPETPTMNLGAHDLAWILKFWGLMYYPPHKLRSFSRWPRFGVARVARSGNLSLDKVMTEFMLRVDATPSLINYMPWDSDDPARGLTFNMAKLKYELCYSRGKQNYTFECKRDVLDLVYQGLDLHVPKAFINKDVHPCIALRKSTQSALIDRIPCGKNRKRDEKHRDEGFLLSCDYFTIRRQAPKADPERLLAWQEAGRRNLEMTYVRSEFENGSESDEHIRSDPSDDDGYNVVIADNCQRVFVYGLKLLWTIANRDAVWSFVGAISKAFEPAKPSPSRQYTQRKITEESQKESCQETHQGETMKSSASPGRNIPSQPMEMAGPLSSPSHSVKIEKSYDRAGKVENSESEEEGTRHFMVNVIEPQFNLHSEEANGRFLLAAVSGRVLARSFNSIMRVGVEVIEQALGTGSVQIPECNPEMTWTRMEISVMLKHVQAHVAPTDVDPGAGLQWLPKIRKNSPKVKRTGALLERVFMPCDMYLRYTRHKGGNPDLKVKPLKELTFNSHNITATMTSRQFQVMLDVLTNLLFARLPKPRKSSLQCPTEDEDVEEEADEVVPYGVEEVELAKINLEEKERARKLLLDDIRKLSHCSDSMADTHMEREGELWMISTRKSTLVKGLKKELLHAQKSRKVASASLRMALQKAAQLRLMEKEKNKSPSYAMCISLQFNKVVWSMIVDGKSFAEAEINDMIYDFYRDYKDIGVARFTTKSFVVRNCLPLAKSDMLLSAWNPPSEWGNFICRNFMLHVDAKQGAPKDGHYPLELFHVAIYPLRIHLTETMYRMMWEYFFPEEEQDSQRRQEVWKISTTAGSKRVKKGLVSHESSTTSHSNVEASRGSSVGLSQSNADSVQKSNTLSLRSSTGGFGQELRRTSSFDRTWEENVAQSVANELVLQAHSCTVSSSVEQQEDSSKQKIKETKPVKPGRSSHEEKKAGKSRPRKMMEFHNIKISQVELQVTYEGSRFVVNDLKLLMDTFDHVEFTGTWRRLFSRVKKHIIWGVLKSVTGMQGKKFKDKSQINRGITENDLNLSDNDHTGKPVTLFKRQSDGAGEGFVTSVKGLFNTQRRKAKAFVLRTMRGEAENDFHGEWSDSDVEFSPFARQLTITKTKKLIRRHTKKLRPRSQRGSTSQQRESLPSSSREVTAFESDCSSGSSPYEDFED, encoded by the exons atGGCGGGTTCACCTGCTAAGTTCTTGTTCGGGTTCCTGATTCTTTCCATGGTCTTGTGGATGATCTTCGT ACTTTGTTCAAGATTCTTTGCCTGGATTCTTAGCCGAGTGCTTGGAGCATCTGTTGTCTTCCGTTTTGGCGGTTGGAAATGCCTCAGGGATGTCGTCGTCAAGTTCAATAAG GGTGCTATTGAGTCGGTGTCTGCTGGTGAAATTAAACTAAGCTTACGACAGTCCTTGGTCAAACTCGGCGTTGGTTTTCTTTCTAGAGATCCTAAAGTGCAAGTCTTGATATGTGATCTTGAAGTTGTAATGAGGTCATCGACTTCAGCAAAAAATGTACCCAAAGCCAAAAGTCAGAAACCTCGTAATTCTGGCTGGGGAAAGTGGATGCTGGTGGCTAATATTGCCAggtttctttcagtttccgtcgCTGATATGGTTGTCAAG ACCCGAAAGGCAGTAATGGAAGTCAAGGAACTGAAGTTGGATATATCGAAAGATGGTGGGACAAAGCCAAATCTATATGTAGAGCTGCATGTATTACCGATTCTGGTTCACTTATGTGAGTCACGCATGACGTCTGATCAGTCGTCTAGCTCAAGCTTTGAAAGGTCTACTGCTTCCCAAACGACCTCTGCCACAACAGACAGATCCTCTGCTGCTTTGTTTTGTGATGAGCTCTCTCTTTCTACTGAGTTTGGACATGACAG GGCTGTAGGTATTTTTTTACGAAATGTGGAAGTTATATCTGGAGATGTAACACTGACTTTTGATGAGGATTCATTTCCAAAGAGCAAACAGTCATCATCTACTCTTCATTCAGATGAAGTTGTAACGTCAACTAGTGCTGATTCATCTGCCAAGAAATCTCCTAAAGAGCATCAACTGGTGGCAGCTCTCGCAAAATATTCTTCATCTTTTCCTGAAATG ATCTCATTCAAACTACCCAAACTGGATGTGAGATGTGTCAATCGAGAACATGATCTGGCTGCTGAGAATAACATCACAGGAATTCAACTTAGGAGTGTTAAATCAAAATCTTTTGAAGACACAGGAGAGAGTACACGTCTCGATGTTCAGATGGAACTCAGTGAAATTCAT CTTTTTAGAGAAGCTGAGTCCTCTGTTGTGGAGATTATGAAAGTTGATGTGGTCTCTTTTATCTACATCCCAATTCAG ccGGTTCTGCCTATTAGAGCTGAAGTTGATATAAAGCTGGGAGGTACACGATGCAACCTATTCATCTCTAGGCTACAGCCATGGTTGCGTCTTCATttcttgaaaaagaaaaaactggTGCTACAAGGTCCCACTCACACACTCGGTAAATCAAAAGCTGCTGATACGAAAGCCATTATGTGGACAGGCACAGTTTCAGCCCCTGAGATGACTGTTATGCTATATGGTATTGATGGTTCGCCTATGTATCAT TTTTGTTCGCAGTCGTCGCATGTGTTTGCAAATAACATTTCGAGTACGGGCACAGCAGTTCATGTTGAACTTGGTGAATTGAATCTGCATCTGGCAGATGAGTACCAGGAATGCTTTAAAGAAAACCTTTTCGGAATAGAGCCGAACTCTGGTTCGTTAATGCATATAGCAAAGCTTAGCTTGGATTGGGGAAGAAGTGACAGGGCATCATCTGACGAAGTTGGTTGCAGAAGTAAATTGGTACTCTCAGTAGACGTGACTGGAATGGGTATTTACTTTTCTTTCAAGCGTGTTGAATCCCTCATAACAAATGCTATGTCCTTCAAAGCTCTCTTCAAGACATTATCTGTTTCCGGAAAAAAGATGAATCAAACGGGAGGAGTGCAACCATCCAAAGGATCTGGGAAAGGAACTAGGCTTGTGAACCTGAATCTTGAACGTTGCTGTGTGAATTTCTGTGACGATACAGGATTGGACAACACACTTATTGACGATCCTAAAACCGTCAATTATGGATCACAAGGTGGCCGAGTTACGTTTAGTTCATTGGCTGATGGCAGACTACGCACAGCGAGCATTCAGTCTACTGCTTCTAAAGAGTGTAAAAGACTGAAGTACTCGGTCTCTCTGGAAATATCACATTTTAGACTTTGTCTCAACAAGGATAAACACTCAACGCAAATGGAACTTGGAAGAGCAATGTCTATCTACCAGGAATATTTGGAGGAGCATAAACCTTGTTCAAAGGTCAAGTTGTTTGATATGCACAACGCGAAGCTTGTACGTCGATCTGGTGGTCTCAATGAAATAGATGTCTGTTCTCTTTTCAGTGCTACTGATATTTCACTGGGTTGGGAACCTGACGTCCATCTGTCTTTCTATGAACTGTTTTTGCGGTTGAAATCCCTGGTTTTTGCACAAAGGCTTAAAGAACATGAAAGGGAATGCATCTCTAGTGTGAAAGATGGTGGCACGGGTGAAGAAATAAATCTGTCCAATTCTGTTGACAAGCAGAAGAAAAAGGAATCTATGTTTGCTATCGATGTGGAAACGTTGACAATATCAGCTGAGGTAGGAGATGGGGTAGAGGTTAAATTGGAGGCACAATCAATATTTTCTGAGAATGCCTGTATAGGAGTGCTTCTTGAGGGGCTTATGCTTGCTTTTAATGGATCTCGAGTGTTTAAAACTACAAGAATGCAAATATCAAGAGTTCCTTCTGCCTCGTCGAGTTTATCTGATGCAGTCCCTGTAATAACAGGTGGTCCTTGGGACTGGGTAGTACAAGGGCTTGATGTGCATATTTGCATGCCACACAAACTGCAGTTGCGTGCCATAGATGATTCGATTGAAGACATGTTGCGAGCCTTGAGACTTATAACTGTAGCGAAAGGTAAAAACATTTTTCCAGGAAAGAGAGAAACCTCGAAGCCTAAGAGTAAGAAATCTAGTCCAAAATTTGGCCGCATAAGATTTTGCATACGCAGGCTTACCGCAGATATTGAGGAAGAACCAATTCAGGGTTGGCTTGATGAACACTATCATCTGGTTAAGAAGGAAGCTTGCGAGTTGGCTGTCAGATTGAAATTTCTTGAagattttattcacaaaactaCTCAGTCTTCTAAAGGTGCTGAAACAAGTGATCCTTCAGATGAAAGAAAGATGCTTTTTGATGGGGTTGAAATTGATGTCAAGGATCCTTTAGCTATTAACAAAGTCAAGGATGAGATTCATAAACGGTCTTTTCAATCGTATTATCAAGCATGTCAGGGTTTAGCTCCCTCAGAGGGTTCCGGTGCCTGTAGGGAAGGGTTTCAGGCAGGTTTTAAGCCAAGTGCTGCTAGAACCTCTCTTCTCTCTGTTTGTGCCACAGATTTTGATTTAAGCTTGACGGCAGTTCATGGTGGTGATGTTGGTTTGATGGAAGTCTTAAAGAAGCTTGATCCTATTTGTCAAGAAAATGACGTACCCTTTTCTCGGTTATATGGAAGCAACGTTGACTTGAAAACTGGAAGCTTGGTAGTTCAGCTAAGAAATTACACACTCCCTCTTCTCTCTGGCACTTCTGGCAAATGTGAAGGTCGTATTGTACTTGCTCAGCAG GCAACGTGTTTTCAACCACAAATTTCGCAAGACGTATATGTAGGAAGATGGAGAAAAGTGCGAATGTTCCGGTCAGCAACTGGCACAACTCCGCCGATGAAGACCTACTCAGATCTGCGCATACACTTTCAACAAGGACAAGTTTCCTTTGGAGTTGGATATGAACCGGCGTTTGCAGACATTAGCTATGCTTTCACAGTGGCTCTTCGTAGGGCTAATCTGAGTTATAGGAGTCCAAGTGTTCCACTTCCCGTTAAAAAAGAACGAAGCTTACCTTGGTGGGATGATATGAGAAACTATGTTCATGGCAATATCACTTTATCTTTTTCTGAATCAAAGTGGGATATTCTTGCTACAACAAATCCGTATGAGAGTCTTGATAAACTTCAAATAGTGACTGCTCCTATTGAACTTCGGCAGTCAGATGGTCGTGTGTTTGTCAATGCTAAAGACTTTAAGATAAAACTGAGCAGTCTGGAGAGTTTGATTAGCCGACACTCTTTAAAAGTTCCAGTCGGCACCTCTAGAGCTGCATTTATTGAAGCCCCTTTGTTTAATCTCGAAGTTACAATGGACTGGGAATGCGAGTCTGGGGATTCTTTGAATCATTACCTATATGCATTTCCAACTGAAGGAAAGCCTCGTGAAAAGGTTTTTGATCCGTTCAGATCAACATCACTCTCGCTTCGGTGGAATTTCTCCCTTAGACCGGAGAAACTTCACCAGTCTTCCTCAGGTACAGAGCAGTCAACAGACACTGGAACTGTCTATAGCTCGCAAGACAAGCCTGAGACACCCACAATGAATCTTGGAGCTCATGATTTGGCATGGATACTTAAGTTCTGGGGTTTGATGTACTATCCTCCTCACAAGTTACGTTCTTTCTCCAGATGGCCTAGGTTTGGTGTCGCCAGAGTTGCAAGATCAGGAAACTTATCTCTAGATAAGGTTATGACGGAATTTATGCTCCGTGTAGATGCCACTCCTTCCCTGATCAATTACATGCCTTGGGACTCTGATGATCCTGCCAGAGGATTGACGTTTAACATGGCAAAGCTAAAATACGAATTATGCTATAGTCGTGGGAAGCAGAACTATACATTTGAATGCAAGCGAGATGTGCTTGACCTTGTATATCAAGGTCTTGATCTTCACGTGCCTAAGGCTTTTATTAACAAAGATGTGCATCCTTGCATTGCTTTGAGGAAAAGCACTCAAAGTGCTTTGATAGACAGAATACCCTGTGGAAAGAATCGCAAGAGGGATGAGAAGCATCGCGATGAAGGTTTTCTATTGTCGTGTGATTATTTTACAATCAGAAGGCAGGCCCCAAAAGCTGATCCGGAAAGGCTATTAGCTTGGCAAGAGGCTGGAAGAAGAAATCTTGAGATGACATATGTGCGGTCTGAATTTGAAAACGGAAGCGAGAGTGATGAACACATACGATCAGACCCTAGTGATGATGATGGATACAATGTTGTCATTGCTGACAATTGTCAACGGGTCTTTGTTTATGGCCTGAAACTCCTGTGGACCATTGCGAACAGAGATGCTGTTTGGTCTTTTGTTGGTGCAATATCGAAAGCATTTGAGCCTGCCAAACCTTCTCCGTCGCGTCAGTATACACAGAGGAAGATTACTGAAGAAAGCCAAAAAGAATCTTGTCAAGAAACGCATCAAGGGGAAACGATGAAGTCTTCTGCTAGTCCTGGAAGAAATATCCCTTCACAGCCTATGGAGATGGCAGGACCTCTTTCATCACCGTCACACTCGGTGAAAATTGAGAAATCATATGACAGAGCTG GTAAAGTTGAGAACAGTGAATCTGAGGAAGAAGGCACTCGTCATTTCATGGTGAATGTCATCGAGCCACAGTTTAATCTTCACTCTGAAGAAGCTAAT GGACGCTTTCTGCTTGCTGCTGTTAGTGGCCGTGTTCTAGCACGATCGTTTAATTCCATCATGCGTGTTGGTGTAGAAGTGATTGAACAGGCTCTAGGCACTGGAAGTGTCCAGATTCCAGAATGTAATCCTGAAATGACATGGACACGGATGGAAATTTCTGTAATGTTAAAGCATGTGCAGGCTCATGTTGCTCCGACTGATGTTGACCCGGGTGCTGGATTGCAGTGGCTCCCAAAAATTCGTAAAAACTCGCCAAAGGTGAAACGTACTGGGGCTTTACTTGAAAGAGTCTTCATGCCTTGTGACATGTACCTTAGGTATACAAGACACAAAGGTGGAAATCCTGATTTAAAG GTGAAACCACTAAAAGAACTCACTTTCAATTCACACAATATAACCGCTACGATGACTTCTCGGCAATTCCAGGTTATGCTGGATGTTCTGACTAATCTTCTCTTTGCAAGGCTTCCAAA GCCTCGGAAAAGTAGTCTCCAATGTCCCACTGAAGATGAAGATGTTGAAGAGGAGGCTGATGAAGTAGTTCCATATGGAGTTGAAGAAGTAGAGCTTGCAAAAATTAACCTTGAAGAAAAAGAGCGAGCACGAAAGTTGCTTCTTGATGATATTAGAAAATTGTCTCATTGTTCCGACAGTATGGCTGACACACATATGGAAAGGGAAGGTGAATTGTGGATGATTAGTACCAGAAAATCCACACTG gtGAAAGGATTAAAGAAAGAGCTCTTACATGCACAGAAGTCTAGAAAGGTGGCTTCTGCATCTCTAAGAATGGCGCTACAGAAGGCTGCACAGCTGCGACTGATGgagaaagaaaagaacaaaagtCCATCATATGCTATGTGTATTTCCTTGCAATTCAATAAGGTTGTTTGGAGCATGATTGTAGACGGTAAATCCTTTGCTGAAGCAGAGATAAATGACATG ATTTATGACTTTTATCGGGATTACAAAGACATTGGCGTTGCTCGATTCACCACCAAGTCCTTTGTTGTGAGGAACTGTTTGCCTCTTGCAAAGTCGGATATGCTTTTATCAGCGTGGAATCCTCCAAGCGAGTGGGGAAA TTTTATTTGCAGGAATTTTATGCTACATGTTGATGCAAAGCAAGGAGCACCAAAAGATGGACACTATCCTCTTGAGCTTTTCCAT GTTGCGATTTACCCCCTGAGGATTCATTTAACAGAAACAATGTACAGAATGATGTGGGAGTATTTCTTCCCAGAGGAAGAGCAAGATTCCCAAAGGCGACAG GAAGTTTGGAAAATTTCGACAACAGCTGGTTCGAAACGTGTGAAGAAAGGGTTAGTAAGTCATGAATCTTCTACAACTAGTCACTCCAATGTTGAAGCATCTCGGGGGAGTTCTGTAGGGCTGTCACAAAGCAATGCTGACTCTGTTCAA AAATCAAATACTCTCAGCCTCAGGTCTAGCACGGGTGGTTTTGGTCAGGAGTTGAGAAGAACATCTTCTTTTGATAGGACCTGGGAAGAAAATGTAGCACAATCCGTAGCCAATGAACTCGTTCTACAAGCTCACTCTTGCACCGTGTCATCTTCCGTTGAACAACAGGAGGATTCCTCTAAACAGAAGATCAAAGAGACAAAACCTGTCAAGCCTGGCCGCTCTTCTCATGAAGAAAAGAAAGCTGGAAAATCTAGGCCTAGAAAGATGATGGAGTTTCACAACATCAAAATAAGCCAG GTGGAGCTTCAAGTGACCTATGAGGGCTCAAGATTTGTTGTAAATGACCTCAAGTTGCTGATGGATACATTTGACCATGTTGAGTTCACTGGGACTTGGAGAAGACTGTTTTCTCGTGTTAAAAAACACATCATCTGGGGAGTACTGAAGTCTGTTACAGGAATGCAG gggAAGAAATTCAAAGACAAATCACAGATTAACCGTGGGATTACTGAGAATGACCTTAATCTAAGTGACAATGATCACACGGGGAAACCAGTGACGTTGTTTAAGCGTCAAAGTGATGGAGCAGGGGAGGGATTTGTTACTTCTGTTAAAGGACTATTCAACACGCAAAGGCGCAAAGCCAAAGCATTTGTGTTGAGAACTATGAGAGGTGAAGCAGAGAATGATTTCCACGGGGAGTGGAGTGACAGTGATGTAGAATTCTCTCCTTTTGCTCGGCAATTAACTATAACGAAAACTAAGAAGCTCATCAGACGTCACACTAAGAAACTACGTCCAAGATCTCAAAGAG GTTCGACTTCTCAGCAAAGAGAATCACTTCCATCATCATCAAGAGAGGTTACTGCATTTGAAAGTGATTGTTCAAGTGGATCTTCACCGTACGAAGATTTTGAAGATTAA